The proteins below come from a single Serratia ficaria genomic window:
- a CDS encoding amino acid ABC transporter ATP-binding protein produces MISLKNVSKWYGHFQVLTDCTTEVKKGEVVVVCGPSGSGKSTLIKTVNGLEPIQQGDILVNGTPVNNKKTNLAQLRSKVGMVFQHFELFPHLSIIDNLTLAQVKVLKRDKAASRDKGLKLLERVGLSAHANKFPGQLSGGQQQRVAIARALCMDPIAMLFDEPTSALDPEMINEVLDVMVELANEGMTMMVVTHEMGFARKVANRVIFMDEGKIVEDRNKDDFFNNPESDRAKDFLAKILH; encoded by the coding sequence ACCACCGAAGTGAAAAAAGGCGAGGTGGTGGTAGTCTGCGGTCCTTCAGGCTCAGGCAAGTCCACCCTGATCAAAACCGTTAACGGCCTGGAACCGATCCAGCAGGGCGATATCCTGGTGAACGGCACGCCGGTCAACAACAAGAAAACCAACCTGGCGCAGCTGCGTTCCAAAGTCGGCATGGTGTTCCAGCATTTTGAACTGTTCCCGCACCTGTCGATCATCGACAACCTGACGCTGGCGCAGGTCAAAGTGCTCAAACGCGACAAGGCCGCCTCGCGCGACAAAGGGCTGAAGCTGCTGGAGCGCGTCGGCCTTTCCGCCCACGCCAACAAATTCCCCGGCCAGCTGTCCGGCGGCCAGCAGCAGCGCGTGGCCATCGCCCGCGCGCTGTGCATGGATCCGATCGCCATGCTGTTCGATGAACCGACCTCGGCGCTCGACCCGGAGATGATCAACGAAGTGCTCGACGTGATGGTTGAGCTGGCGAACGAAGGCATGACCATGATGGTGGTGACCCACGAAATGGGCTTCGCCCGCAAGGTGGCGAACCGGGTGATCTTTATGGACGAAGGCAAAATCGTCGAAGACCGCAACAAAGACGACTTCTTCAACAATCCGGAATCCGACCGCGCCAAAGACTTCCTGGCCAAGATCCTGCACTAA